In a single window of the Bacteroidia bacterium genome:
- the priA gene encoding primosomal protein N', with translation MYHLAEVILPTHLQDSFTYLIPEEWKEHVAVGKRVLAPFGKNRTLTGLIYKTRYTDEAPKFAVKPIKEVLDEEILIDEKQIKLFEFIAQYYCCTLGEVFQAALPANFKLKSKLMVQVHPFFDGDVAGLDEKDLKLLNYIIENAPVEYAEIPKKVDIKNVQGRIKYLREREIIIVYTIIEENYKAKTVPMVEVAPNIDLNKQGLAIFDSLKNAPKQSDLFMVIVQHQLRKIPLTQKQALELSKSNLAALKSLVDKGLVVIKEVRQDRNLQQLGKVELPNFNLKPSQINALYEIDTEFAKPNSRPILLHGVTGSGKTQVYIETIKKFIAMGKQVLFLLPEIALTKQIIQRLMANFGESQVGVYHSRFSDNERIEIWNKVKQGQFKLVIAVRSGIFLPFQNLGLIIVDEEHESTFKQQEPNPRYHARDVAHILAQLHGAKLIFGSATPSMESYYNAIQERYKKVDMNVRISEHGMPEIILVDMKKERKERNLEKYTPEQQKVANFYSDTLLNAIEECLQQKQQVILFQNRRGYAPVMECIACGYVNMCQYCDISLTVHKNERKLKCHYCGYQEFIPLHCPNCDSTDWRQIGIGTERIEQDIQILFPEARIARMDLDTTRGKNNYIKIITDFEQQKTDILIGTQMVSKGLDFETVGVVGVIDADQMLRYPDFRASERAFQMLTQVSGRAGRGNQTGKVILQTLNPKHPVLTMLIQHQNKEFYEAELENRKKSFYPPFSRLIFLELRHKDKEKLIKHAQYLAQMLKPTFGDYLLGPEFALIPRVKNEYHMNILIKIDRHKSASAAKQVILSSIRTFYEQEEHKKTRIVINVDPA, from the coding sequence ATGTACCACTTGGCTGAGGTTATTCTGCCCACACATTTGCAAGATAGTTTTACATATCTTATTCCCGAAGAGTGGAAAGAACATGTAGCCGTAGGCAAAAGGGTACTTGCTCCATTTGGTAAAAACAGAACTTTAACAGGACTTATATACAAAACTCGCTATACTGACGAAGCCCCTAAGTTCGCCGTTAAACCTATCAAGGAAGTATTAGATGAAGAAATCTTAATTGATGAGAAACAAATCAAGCTTTTTGAATTTATTGCTCAATACTATTGCTGCACATTAGGAGAGGTATTTCAAGCAGCTCTACCTGCAAATTTTAAGCTTAAATCTAAGCTCATGGTACAAGTTCATCCCTTTTTTGATGGAGATGTAGCAGGATTAGATGAAAAAGACCTAAAACTTTTGAACTACATTATTGAGAACGCCCCCGTAGAATATGCAGAAATTCCTAAAAAGGTAGATATCAAAAACGTACAAGGAAGAATAAAGTATCTTCGTGAGCGAGAAATTATTATAGTTTATACCATTATTGAGGAGAATTACAAGGCTAAAACCGTTCCAATGGTAGAAGTAGCCCCGAATATTGACCTGAATAAACAAGGTTTAGCAATTTTTGACAGTCTTAAAAATGCACCTAAACAAAGCGATTTATTTATGGTTATTGTGCAGCATCAGCTGCGAAAAATTCCACTTACTCAAAAACAAGCTTTAGAACTTTCTAAATCTAACCTTGCTGCACTGAAAAGTTTGGTAGATAAAGGATTGGTAGTAATTAAAGAAGTTAGGCAAGATAGAAATTTGCAGCAATTAGGCAAAGTAGAACTACCTAACTTTAACTTGAAGCCTTCTCAAATTAACGCGCTCTACGAAATTGACACTGAATTTGCTAAGCCCAATAGCCGACCTATTTTGCTGCATGGCGTTACGGGAAGTGGAAAAACTCAAGTGTATATTGAAACTATCAAAAAGTTTATTGCTATGGGCAAGCAGGTTCTATTCCTTTTGCCCGAAATTGCTCTAACTAAGCAAATTATACAGCGGCTAATGGCAAACTTTGGGGAATCACAAGTAGGAGTGTACCACTCTCGATTTTCGGACAATGAACGCATAGAAATATGGAATAAAGTTAAACAAGGGCAATTTAAACTTGTTATTGCTGTACGTTCAGGTATATTTTTGCCTTTTCAAAATTTAGGTTTGATTATCGTAGATGAAGAGCATGAAAGTACCTTTAAGCAGCAAGAACCTAATCCTCGCTATCATGCTAGAGATGTAGCGCATATTTTAGCTCAATTGCACGGAGCGAAGTTAATTTTTGGTTCGGCTACACCTTCTATGGAGAGTTATTACAATGCTATTCAAGAGCGATATAAAAAAGTAGATATGAATGTGAGAATATCCGAACACGGTATGCCCGAAATTATACTCGTAGATATGAAAAAAGAACGTAAAGAGCGTAATCTTGAAAAATATACACCTGAACAGCAAAAAGTAGCTAATTTTTATTCGGATACTTTACTAAACGCAATAGAAGAGTGCCTTCAACAAAAGCAACAAGTTATTTTATTTCAGAACCGCAGGGGCTACGCTCCTGTAATGGAATGTATAGCTTGTGGATACGTTAATATGTGTCAGTATTGTGATATTTCCCTCACAGTACACAAAAATGAACGCAAACTCAAATGCCATTACTGTGGCTATCAAGAATTTATCCCTTTACATTGTCCAAATTGTGATAGTACAGACTGGCGACAAATAGGTATAGGCACGGAACGTATAGAACAAGATATTCAAATTCTATTTCCTGAAGCTCGTATTGCTCGTATGGACTTAGATACTACTCGTGGCAAAAACAATTACATTAAAATTATTACAGACTTTGAACAACAAAAAACAGACATTTTAATTGGTACGCAAATGGTATCCAAAGGTTTAGATTTTGAAACTGTGGGAGTAGTAGGCGTTATTGATGCAGATCAAATGCTTCGCTATCCAGATTTTAGGGCATCTGAACGAGCTTTTCAAATGCTTACCCAAGTTAGTGGTAGAGCAGGGCGTGGAAATCAAACAGGAAAAGTTATTCTGCAAACTCTCAATCCTAAGCATCCTGTGCTTACTATGCTTATTCAGCATCAAAATAAGGAATTTTATGAAGCAGAATTAGAAAACCGAAAGAAATCTTTTTATCCGCCTTTTTCGCGCTTGATATTTTTAGAGCTTAGGCACAAAGACAAAGAAAAATTGATTAAACATGCCCAATACTTAGCTCAAATGCTCAAACCTACTTTTGGAGATTATTTACTTGGACCTGAATTTGCACTTATCCCCCGCGTCAAAAATGAATATCACATGAACATTCTTATAAAAATTGACCGACACAAGTCTGCTTCGGCTGCTAAGCAGGTTATTTTAAGCAGCATTAGGACTTTTTATGAACAGGAAGAGCATAAAAAAACTCGAATTGTTATCAACGTAGACCCTGCTTAG